The following proteins are encoded in a genomic region of Helicobacter macacae MIT 99-5501:
- the rpsE gene encoding 30S ribosomal protein S5, which produces MEINREEFSEVVVNIGRVTKVVKGGRRLRFNALVVVGNRNGLVGFGLGKAKEVPDAIKKAIDDAFKNIIKVNVKGTTIAHDIEYKYNASRILLKPASEGTGVIAGGSARPVIELAGIKDILTKSLGSSNPYNVVRATFDALSKIKA; this is translated from the coding sequence ATGGAAATCAATAGAGAAGAATTTAGCGAGGTTGTTGTAAATATTGGGCGTGTAACCAAAGTCGTAAAAGGTGGCAGACGCTTACGATTTAACGCGCTTGTAGTAGTAGGCAATCGCAATGGGCTTGTGGGCTTTGGACTTGGCAAGGCAAAAGAAGTGCCCGATGCGATAAAAAAAGCCATTGATGATGCGTTTAAAAATATCATCAAAGTCAATGTCAAAGGCACAACTATCGCTCACGATATAGAATACAAATACAATGCTAGTAGAATTTTACTAAAGCCTGCGAGTGAGGGAACGGGCGTTATTGCTGGTGGTTCTGCTAGACCTGTGATAGAGTTGGCTGGGATAAAAGATATTCTTACTAAGTCGTTAGGTTCTAGCAATCCTTACAATGTCGTTAGGGCGACTTTTGATGCTCTTTCAAAAATCAAAGCATAA
- the rplR gene encoding 50S ribosomal protein L18 has protein sequence MTSKILELKKTLRLKRKARIRGKISGTKSCPRITIFRSNKYLYAQAIDDTVGMTIASVDGRKLKLGNNKENAKQIGGIFAKDLQKKSVSSAVFDRNGYLFHGVVKEFAESLRENGITL, from the coding sequence ATGACATCAAAGATTTTAGAACTAAAAAAGACACTACGACTTAAGCGAAAAGCTCGTATTCGTGGTAAAATTTCAGGCACGAAGTCTTGCCCTAGAATCACTATTTTTCGCTCCAATAAATATCTGTATGCCCAAGCTATTGATGATACGGTAGGTATGACTATCGCAAGCGTTGATGGCAGAAAATTAAAGCTTGGCAACAATAAAGAAAATGCCAAACAAATTGGCGGTATTTTTGCTAAAGATTTGCAAAAAAAAAGTGTTAGCAGTGCAGTGTTTGACCGCAATGGCTATTTATTTCACGGCGTTGTCAAAGAATTTGCAGAATCTTTGCGAGAAAATGGCATCACGCTATAA
- a CDS encoding type Z 30S ribosomal protein S14 gives MAKKSMIAKTKRKAKFGVRAYTRCKVCGRPHSVYRDFGLCRVCLRKMGNEGLIPGLRKSSW, from the coding sequence ATGGCAAAAAAATCAATGATTGCAAAAACAAAACGAAAGGCTAAGTTTGGTGTGAGGGCTTATACACGATGCAAAGTATGTGGGCGACCTCACTCTGTATATAGGGATTTTGGGCTTTGCAGGGTGTGCTTGCGAAAGATGGGCAATGAGGGGTTGATTCCCGGATTGCGAAAATCTAGCTGGTAA
- the secY gene encoding preprotein translocase subunit SecY gives MNKTIINKILITLAFLFAYRVLAYITIPGVDLVVIKDFFDTNQSNALGLFNMFSGNAVERLSIISLGIMPYITASIVMELLAATFPALGKMKKERDGMQKYMQIIRYVTIFITVVQAISVSFGLRSIGGGSNGAILINMSEFLVISVFCMLTGTMLLMWIGEQITQRGVGNGISLIIFGGIVSGIPSAVAATFKLVNTGEINILSLIFIAVIIIATICCIVYIELAERRIPISYARKVIMQNQNKRIMNYIPIKLNLSGVIPPIFASAILVFPSTILQASSNQYLQAISDFLNPNQYFYNILMFVLVVFFAYFYSSIVFNAKDIADNLKRQGGYIPGMRPGEGTSSFLNSVANNLTLWGSLYLALVSTLPWILVKLLGVPFYFGGTAVLIVVQVAIDTMRKIEAQIYMNKYKTLSAVGF, from the coding sequence ATGAATAAAACAATCATTAACAAGATTTTAATCACTTTGGCATTTCTTTTTGCATATAGGGTGTTGGCATATATCACTATTCCCGGGGTTGATTTGGTTGTTATCAAGGATTTTTTTGATACCAACCAAAGCAATGCGTTAGGGTTGTTTAATATGTTTAGCGGGAATGCGGTAGAACGATTAAGCATAATCTCGCTAGGTATTATGCCCTATATTACTGCTTCTATTGTTATGGAACTACTTGCGGCGACTTTCCCTGCACTTGGCAAGATGAAAAAAGAGCGCGACGGTATGCAGAAATATATGCAGATTATTCGTTATGTAACTATTTTTATTACCGTCGTTCAAGCCATTAGTGTGTCATTTGGTTTGCGTAGTATCGGTGGTGGTAGCAATGGTGCGATACTTATCAATATGAGTGAATTTTTGGTAATCTCTGTATTTTGTATGCTTACGGGGACTATGCTACTTATGTGGATAGGTGAGCAGATTACCCAAAGAGGTGTGGGGAATGGCATTAGTCTTATCATTTTTGGCGGTATCGTTTCTGGGATACCAAGTGCTGTAGCTGCGACATTTAAGCTAGTAAATACAGGCGAAATCAATATCCTTAGCCTCATATTTATTGCTGTGATTATCATTGCTACGATTTGCTGTATCGTGTATATTGAACTAGCAGAGCGCAGGATTCCCATTTCGTATGCTCGCAAAGTCATTATGCAAAACCAAAATAAGCGTATTATGAATTACATTCCTATCAAGCTAAATCTTAGTGGCGTGATTCCACCCATTTTTGCTTCCGCGATTTTGGTGTTTCCATCTACGATTTTGCAGGCCTCTAGCAATCAATATCTCCAAGCTATTTCAGATTTTCTAAATCCAAATCAATATTTTTACAATATTTTAATGTTTGTGCTTGTGGTGTTTTTTGCGTATTTTTACTCTTCTATTGTGTTTAATGCAAAAGACATTGCCGATAACCTCAAGCGACAAGGCGGATATATCCCCGGTATGCGACCGGGAGAGGGGACATCTTCGTTTTTGAATTCTGTGGCAAATAATCTTACTTTGTGGGGTTCTTTGTATCTTGCACTTGTCTCTACACTACCTTGGATTTTGGTAAAGTTACTTGGTGTTCCATTTTATTTTGGTGGGACAGCAGTGCTGATTGTCGTGCAAGTAGCTATTGATACGATGCGCAAAATAGAAGCACAAATCTATATGAATAAATATAAAACGCTTAGCGCGGTGGGATTCTAG
- the rplF gene encoding 50S ribosomal protein L6: protein MSRVGKRPISIPDSIQASVEGSRIVFKGAKASKELETHGRVKIDLQNKELTFSAVDSTPQSRAFWGTYRALANNIVLGLTSGFSKTLEINGVGYKASVAGKTLELALGFSHPIKYPIPDGVEMSVDKNQLIIKGSDKQQIGQIAAEIREFRPPEPYKGKGIKYIDETIIRKAGKTAKK from the coding sequence ATGTCAAGAGTTGGAAAGCGACCTATATCTATCCCAGATTCTATTCAAGCAAGTGTAGAAGGGAGTAGGATTGTATTTAAAGGCGCAAAAGCAAGTAAAGAGCTAGAGACTCACGGGCGAGTAAAAATTGATTTGCAAAACAAAGAGCTGACTTTTAGCGCGGTGGATTCTACTCCACAGTCTCGGGCGTTTTGGGGCACTTATAGGGCTTTGGCAAACAATATTGTGCTAGGGCTTACAAGTGGTTTTAGCAAGACGCTAGAGATAAATGGTGTGGGATACAAGGCTTCTGTGGCTGGTAAAACATTGGAACTTGCTCTTGGTTTTTCTCACCCCATAAAGTATCCTATTCCTGATGGTGTGGAAATGAGTGTGGATAAAAATCAGCTCATCATCAAAGGTAGCGACAAACAGCAAATCGGACAGATAGCTGCAGAAATTCGCGAATTTCGCCCGCCAGAGCCATACAAGGGCAAAGGGATTAAGTATATTGATGAAACTATTATCCGTAAAGCGGGCAAAACTGCTAAAAAATAG
- the rpmJ gene encoding 50S ribosomal protein L36, with product MKVRPSVKKMCDKCKIIKRKGVVRVICSTPKHKQRQG from the coding sequence ATGAAAGTGCGACCATCGGTAAAAAAAATGTGTGATAAGTGTAAGATTATCAAGCGAAAAGGCGTGGTAAGAGTGATTTGCTCCACACCCAAACACAAACAAAGACAAGGATAA
- the rpsH gene encoding 30S ribosomal protein S8: MVNDIIADSITRIRNASMRRLESTTLYYAKIVVSILEVFKSRGFVKGYSINDKDGKQSILVQLAYDERGKSVINEIKRISKPGRRVYKGHNELKRFKNGYGVIVVSTSKGVISNDEAHRQNVGGEALCSIW; encoded by the coding sequence ATGGTAAATGATATTATTGCAGACTCTATAACAAGAATACGCAACGCATCAATGAGGCGACTAGAATCCACAACACTATACTATGCAAAGATTGTCGTTTCTATACTTGAGGTGTTTAAATCAAGAGGATTTGTCAAGGGGTATAGCATAAACGATAAAGACGGAAAGCAGTCTATCCTTGTCCAGCTTGCTTATGATGAGCGAGGCAAGTCTGTAATAAATGAAATTAAGCGCATAAGCAAGCCCGGACGCCGTGTATACAAAGGACATAATGAATTAAAGCGATTTAAAAATGGCTATGGTGTGATTGTGGTTAGCACGAGTAAAGGTGTGATTTCAAATGATGAGGCTCATCGACAAAATGTTGGTGGTGAGGCACTTTGTAGCATTTGGTAA
- the rplO gene encoding 50S ribosomal protein L15, with translation MASLHLIKPASGSTKDIKRVGRGQGSGMGKTSTRGGKGQTARTGYKTKRGFEGGQQPLQRRLPKVGFASRVQKPYTINVDKIKQVAELSQISIESIHSVHKLPTFARGLDIADSKGTAKISKKTQKKETVSKNTKEVIKKSKKQILVKLIGKGAQSLSSKIKDDRISLSGSNAKHTKSKSSQKDD, from the coding sequence ATGGCTTCTCTACATCTAATTAAACCTGCTAGCGGTAGCACTAAGGATATTAAGCGAGTAGGGCGCGGACAGGGTAGTGGAATGGGTAAGACTTCTACTAGAGGGGGTAAAGGACAAACTGCGCGAACAGGCTATAAGACAAAGAGGGGATTTGAGGGGGGGCAACAACCATTGCAAAGACGATTGCCAAAAGTGGGCTTTGCGAGTCGGGTGCAAAAGCCATACACAATAAATGTCGACAAAATCAAGCAAGTCGCTGAATTATCACAAATCAGTATAGAATCTATCCATTCTGTGCATAAACTTCCTACATTTGCTCGTGGTTTGGATATTGCTGACTCTAAAGGCACTGCTAAAATCTCAAAAAAAACGCAAAAAAAGGAAACTGTGAGCAAAAACACAAAAGAAGTAATAAAAAAGTCAAAAAAGCAGATTTTAGTCAAACTTATCGGCAAGGGAGCGCAATCGCTCTCTAGCAAAATAAAAGATGATAGAATCTCGCTAAGTGGTAGCAATGCTAAACATACCAAATCAAAATCTAGCCAAAAAGACGATTAA
- the map gene encoding type I methionyl aminopeptidase: protein MAIIIRSKKEIDSIAKSSAIVASALDFASKNAKAGVSLKELDSMVENHILQSGGKPAFKGLYGFPNATCLSLNEVIIHGIPTNYKLKEGDILGIDLGVECDGWYGDGAVSVGIGKISKKDEELIACAKDTLYGAIDFIKVGLHFKELSSFLEEAIHSKGFVPLKGFCGHGIGRKPHDEPEIPNYLESPNPKQGPKIKEGMVFCIEPMIAQKDGEPVILEDKWSVVAKDRLNGSHYEHTIAIQSGKARILTTA from the coding sequence TTGGCTATCATCATTCGTAGCAAAAAAGAGATAGATTCTATCGCGAAGTCATCTGCTATCGTAGCTAGCGCACTAGACTTTGCTTCTAAAAACGCTAAGGCAGGAGTTAGCTTAAAAGAGCTAGATTCTATGGTGGAAAATCACATTTTACAAAGTGGTGGCAAACCTGCGTTTAAGGGGCTTTATGGATTCCCAAATGCCACTTGCTTGTCGTTAAATGAAGTCATAATTCACGGAATCCCTACAAACTACAAATTAAAAGAGGGCGATATTTTAGGCATTGATTTGGGCGTGGAGTGTGATGGTTGGTATGGCGATGGTGCGGTAAGTGTGGGGATTGGCAAGATTAGCAAAAAAGATGAGGAACTTATAGCTTGCGCCAAGGATACGCTTTATGGAGCGATAGATTTTATCAAGGTGGGCTTGCATTTTAAAGAGCTAAGTTCGTTTTTAGAAGAAGCTATCCATTCAAAAGGATTTGTGCCTTTGAAAGGGTTTTGTGGGCACGGTATAGGCAGGAAGCCACACGATGAGCCTGAAATACCAAATTACCTAGAATCCCCAAACCCAAAACAAGGTCCCAAAATCAAAGAAGGAATGGTGTTTTGCATAGAGCCGATGATAGCGCAAAAAGATGGCGAGCCTGTGATTTTGGAGGATAAGTGGTCAGTGGTGGCAAAAGATAGGCTAAATGGTAGCCACTATGAGCATACTATCGCTATCCAAAGTGGCAAAGCTAGAATCCTAACAACAGCTTAA
- the infA gene encoding translation initiation factor IF-1 produces MAKDDVIEVDGKVIEALPNATFRVQLDNGHIVLCHIAGKMRMHYIKILPGDTVKIELTPYSLDKGRITYRYK; encoded by the coding sequence TTGGCAAAAGATGATGTCATAGAAGTCGATGGCAAAGTGATTGAAGCATTGCCAAATGCGACTTTTCGTGTGCAGCTTGATAATGGACATATCGTGCTTTGTCATATTGCAGGCAAAATGCGAATGCACTATATTAAGATTTTGCCCGGGGATACAGTAAAGATTGAGCTTACCCCATATAGTTTGGACAAAGGTAGAATCACTTATCGATATAAGTGA